Below is a genomic region from Vicinamibacterales bacterium.
AAAGCGGTTAAGGGACACGTGAAAGAATTAACGCGTCGGAACTATGCTGCGTTGACCCCAGGTGACATCGATTTCACGATCATGTTTATGCCTGGCGATCACTTGCTGGAAGCCGCCTTGGGAGTGGACCCAGAACTTCAAGATTATGCTTACGAGAACAAGATTCTGATCACCAACCCAGTCACTCTGGTGGCCTTATTGCGAACCGTTCGCATTTATTGGCAAAACGATGAAACAAATCGTGATGCACAGAAGATTGCTGATGCGGCCAATGAGTTATATACCCGGATTGAAGTGTGGATGAATAATTACGCCGACCTTGGTAAGGCCTTAAATACTGCTGTCACGGCCTACACGAAAACGCGGCAGAGCTATAGGGGGCGACTTGTGCCGTCCGGAAAAAGATTGCAAGCGACTAGCCTGACTCTCCGCGACAAGACTCCCTTAGACGACCCCCAGAAGGGCCCGCCCGAGGTGAATCTCATTCCAGATGACGCCTCAACAGACAGCGCCCAGGGGTAGCGCGTGAGCACTCCTACAGTTCAACAAAGGTGATGCCGAAGTTTTGAAAGTCCTGTCGGCGTGACCGGTGCAGCTCGGGATAACGCGCTCGGAGCTCTTGACCCGCCTCCGAGACTGCGTAGTCATCGCCCACCACATACATCCTGACCTGGCCCTGCAGGTGCATTGAGGCCAGTTCCATCTGCACGGCTTGCTTAATCTTTCCGCCGGTCCCGGTTGACCCGTAGCCGTGGACCAGCTTCAGCACCTTCACGCGACATGCACGGGCATCCGAGATCTCCCGTCTCATGTGCCTGAGCGCCTCCTCTACCACGGGAAGCCCTTCCTTTAGATTGACCGTGCGAATTTGCTCTTTCCGAGGAGAGGCGATTGAACCCTTGGTGGCCTGCGAGGGCTGTGGGGAATTACAGAAGGGACATTGCCACTCTGTGTCCTCAATCTCGTTGCCACAAACGATGCAAGCTTTCACGGTCTTTCCTGGATCACGCTTCAAGGCAACAGCGTAAGATTTCTGGTGGCGAGCACTTCACGAACCGGCTTCCGGTCGCCACTCGCACTGATTCGCCTCGGCGCATCGAGGTAGCGCACTTCGTACCCGAGCCGGCGATAGAGCGTTCGGATGCGGGGGGTCGCTTGGTTCACCAAAATGACGGGCCCAGGATGCTTAACGAGCCACTCCGCGACCCTGACCTGATCATCCCAACTGAACCCATCCTTGGCATAGGACGTAAAGGGCACGTCGTAAGGCGGGTCAGCGTAGACGAAATCCGTCTTACGAAGTTCGAGTGTGGAAAAATCACGAGTCGTAAACTCCCAAGCTTCAAAGACCTTACGATAGGCCAAAAACTCATTCGCGTAAGAGATGGTCTTGTAGCGACCAAACGGCACGTTGAAGACACCCCGTTTGTTGAATCGACAGAGGCCGTTATAGCCAGTTCGATTTAAATAGTAGAACAGTAAGGCCGCCTCACGCGTGTGACTCTTCCCCGCTTCTAGCAAGGCATTAAAGCGGTCCCGATGCGCGAAAAACATCTCCTTCTCATTCTTCATCGTAATCGCACTTCGGAGACCCTTCTTGACCCAACTGTAAAAATTGATGAGATGCGGATTCACATCGTTTAAAAGTGCGCGCCTAGGCCGTAAGCCGAGTGTGACAGCGAGGCCTCCACAGAAAGGTTCCACGAGGCGATAGTGGCTACATTGGTTCCACAGCGGACGAAGATGCGGCACCTGCCACCGCTTGCCCCCTGCCCACTTCAGAAGCGGTTTCACGACGTGATTCCTGCTCGCCAACTCGGTCATGCACTGACTAGTATTCTCGAAATTGGATTTCCGCGCACCAGAGTGCCTTGGCCTGCGCAGAAGAAGGTGACTGAACATGAACATCCGGCTTACCGTAAACTGGAGAACGGTCTCTTAAGCGAACCAAGCATGATGCCAGGAAAGAACACGACTCATCTCCCAGTCAGAATCGGTGTGTCGAGCTGCCTATTAGGAGAAGAAGTCCGCTTTGACGGTGGCCACAAGCGCGACTCCTTTCTTTTGCAGACACTCGGCTCGACGGTCGAGTGGGTCTCGGTATGTCCGGAAGTTGAGGTCGGCCTCGGCGCGCCCCGCGAAGCGATCCAGCTCATCCGTGATCGGGGAAACCCTAACGTTGTCAGGCTCGTGACGAGACAAACCGGTGTCGACCTCACGAGGCGTATGCGCGAATACGCGAGACGGCGGGTTCGCGAACTTACCAACGAACGATTAAGTGGGTACATCCTGAAAAAGGACTCGCCGACCTGCGGGATGGAGCAGGTCAAAGTGTGGCACCACAGAGGGACCAACGAACGGAACGGACGGGGAATCTTCGCGGCTGAACTACTACGCCAATTCCCGACCATGCCAGTCGAGGACGAGGGGCGTCTTCACGACCCGAAGCTTCTTGAGGCTTTTATCGACCGGGTATTTATGTATCACCGACTCCGAAACTACGACTGAGGTTCGTCCACGAGTGCGAAGGACAGAATGCTGGATGCGGCGGCCACACCAATATACTGTTTTCGGTTAAACATATACGTCATCGGAGACGCCTTCCATACCGCGTTAGTCTGAAAGTGCCAGAGTGGGGCTCCGGTACCAGCATCGACCGCCATAAGCGCGCCAGAGTCTTCACCGAAGAACACCAAGCCACCGGCGGTCGCGAGAGTGCCTCCCCAGGAATTCGCTGGGCCGGTCTGCGGCAGTTCCCACGCGATAGCACCGGTTCGAATATCGATTGCACGAAGAATCTTTTGCGCGGGGTCACCCGCCGCGTTCCGGGTCGA
It encodes:
- a CDS encoding DUF523 domain-containing protein; its protein translation is MIPARQLGHALTSILEIGFPRTRVPWPAQKKVTEHEHPAYRKLENGLLSEPSMMPGKNTTHLPVRIGVSSCLLGEEVRFDGGHKRDSFLLQTLGSTVEWVSVCPEVEVGLGAPREAIQLIRDRGNPNVVRLVTRQTGVDLTRRMREYARRRVRELTNERLSGYILKKDSPTCGMEQVKVWHHRGTNERNGRGIFAAELLRQFPTMPVEDEGRLHDPKLLEAFIDRVFMYHRLRNYD
- a CDS encoding Dam family site-specific DNA-(adenine-N6)-methyltransferase, encoding MKPLLKWAGGKRWQVPHLRPLWNQCSHYRLVEPFCGGLAVTLGLRPRRALLNDVNPHLINFYSWVKKGLRSAITMKNEKEMFFAHRDRFNALLEAGKSHTREAALLFYYLNRTGYNGLCRFNKRGVFNVPFGRYKTISYANEFLAYRKVFEAWEFTTRDFSTLELRKTDFVYADPPYDVPFTSYAKDGFSWDDQVRVAEWLVKHPGPVILVNQATPRIRTLYRRLGYEVRYLDAPRRISASGDRKPVREVLATRNLTLLP